CAGGCCTGGTGCAGCAGGGCCGCCCCGGGCGTGCCGCCCGGCAGGATGAAGGAGCGCAGCTTGTCCAACTGCTCCAGGAAGCGGTCGCAGTCGGCCTCCAGCTTGTCGACGTAGGACTGCTCGACGCGCAGCGGCGGGTACTCGGGGTTCTCCACCACCGGCGTGCAGAGGTCGGCGCCCACGTCGAAGAGGTCGTTCTGGATCCGGACCAGGACCTTCACCAGCTCCTCGTCGAGCTGCCCGAGGGCGATGGCCGTCCCGATGGCGGCGTTGGCCTCGTTGGCATCGGCGTAGGCCGAGATCCGCAGATCCGTCTTGGCGGTCCGGCTCATGTCGCCGAGCGCCGTGGTGCCCTTGTCGCCGGTACGGGTGTAGATGCGCGTCAGATTGACCATGGGTCCAGCGTAGTTACGCTCCGGCGCTCCGGAACGTGCGTGTGCCGACCGTCACGGCGAGCGCCGTCAGTCCGAGGGCGACGAGCGCCCCGTACAGCATGGTCGGCGTCGTGTAGTGGCCGGTGTACGCCTCCCGGACCGCGTCCACCAGATAGCGGAACGGCATGAAGTGCGAGAGCACGTCGAGCCAGCCGGGGGCGAGGGCCATCGGCAGCATCAGGCCCGAGAGCAGCATCGCCGGCATCGCGAGCGTGTTGATCGCGGGGCCGAACTCCTGCGGGGTGCGCAGCTTCAGGGCGAGCGCGTACGAGAGGGAGGCGAGCGCGGCGGAGAGCAGGGCGACGAAGCCGAAGCCGGCGAGGATCCCGGCGACGGGTGCCCGCAGGCCCATGGGGATCGCCACCAGGACGAGCAGGACGGCCTGGAAGACGAAGAGCGCGGCGTCCCGCAGGACCCGGCCGAGGAGCAGGGCGAGCCGGCTCACCGGGGTGACCCGCATCCGGTCGAACACGCCCCAGTTCTTCTCCATGATGATCGAGAAGCCGGCGAACGAGGCGCCGAAGAGGCCGAGCTGGAGCAGCAGGCCGGGGACGAGGATCTGCCAGGAGTCGCCCTCGCGGCCCAGCGGGAGGCCGGTGAGCAGCGGTCCGAAGAAGAGCAGGTAGAGCAGCGGCATCAGGGCGCCGAAGAAGATCTGGAACGGGGAGCGCAGGGTCTGGCGGGCGTAGCGCCCGAAGAGCAGCGCGGTGTCGCGGAACAGCATCACGGGTCTCCTAGACCGCTACGGGGGTGGTGTCGACGGGGGCCGGGCCGCGGCCGGTGACGGCGAGGAAGGCCTCCTGGAGGGTGGTCACGCCGTGCGCGGCCTTGAGTCCTGCGGGGGTGTCCTCGGCGACGACC
The DNA window shown above is from Streptomyces vietnamensis and carries:
- a CDS encoding cob(I)yrinic acid a,c-diamide adenosyltransferase, coding for MVNLTRIYTRTGDKGTTALGDMSRTAKTDLRISAYADANEANAAIGTAIALGQLDEELVKVLVRIQNDLFDVGADLCTPVVENPEYPPLRVEQSYVDKLEADCDRFLEQLDKLRSFILPGGTPGAALLHQACTVVRRAERSTWAALEVHGETMNALTATYLNRLSDLLFILARTANKEVGDVLWVPGGDR
- a CDS encoding ABC transporter permease, with amino-acid sequence MLFRDTALLFGRYARQTLRSPFQIFFGALMPLLYLLFFGPLLTGLPLGREGDSWQILVPGLLLQLGLFGASFAGFSIIMEKNWGVFDRMRVTPVSRLALLLGRVLRDAALFVFQAVLLVLVAIPMGLRAPVAGILAGFGFVALLSAALASLSYALALKLRTPQEFGPAINTLAMPAMLLSGLMLPMALAPGWLDVLSHFMPFRYLVDAVREAYTGHYTTPTMLYGALVALGLTALAVTVGTRTFRSAGA